The following are from one region of the Nicotiana tomentosiformis chromosome 7, ASM39032v3, whole genome shotgun sequence genome:
- the LOC104093283 gene encoding D-amino-acid transaminase, chloroplastic-like isoform X2 translates to MAASNSSYDQTSAIATATKNVEDFKVHVFSSSEELLEKLHEKWNSVKQQPYPAMYSSIFGGIILDPAMMVIPMDDHMVHRGHGVFDTAIILDGYLYELDVHLNRFLRSASKARVASPFTFSELKSILIQLAAASKMRKGTLRYWLSAGPGDFLLSPAGCPTSAFYAVVIDEDFSQCKEGVKVITSAIPMKSPLFATMKNVNYLPNVLSKMEAEDKGAFASIWVDEEGYIAEGPNVNVAFITAEKELILPSFDKILSGCTAMRLLQLAPKLVEQGRLRSVKTTDITIEDAKKAAEMMYVGSTLPLLPIIMWDEKPIGNGEVGELTMALSDVLWEDMEAGPETQRIPVPYV, encoded by the exons ATGGCTGCCTCCAACTCTTCTTATGATCAGACTTCAG CTATAGCAACAGCGACTAAGAATGTGGAAGATTTCAAAGTTCATGTGTTCTCATCCTCTGAAGAG TTACTTGAAAAGTTGCACGAGAAATGGAATTCAGTGAAGCAGCAACCTTATCCAGCAATGTATTCTAGCATATTTGGCGGAATCATTCTTGATCCAGCAATGATGGTTATTCCAATGGATGATCACATGGTTCATCGAGGACATGGTGTCTTTGACACCGCTATTATTTTGGACGG ATATCTGTATGAATTGGATGTCCATCTTAACCGCTTCCTTAGATCAGCATCGAAAGCCAGAGTCGCGTCTCCATTtacattttcagaacttaaaagCATTCTAATTCAACTTGCTGCAGCATCAAAGATGAGGAAAGGCACTCTGAGATATTGGTTGAGCGCAGGGCCTGGGGACTTCTTACTCTCCCCAGCTGGTTGCCCAACATCTGCATTCTATGCTGTCGTGATCGATGAGGATTTCTCACAATGCAAAGAAGGGGTAAAAGTGATAACGTCTGCAATCCCCATGAAATCACCTCTTTTTGCCACTATGAAAAATGTGAACTACTTGCCTAATGTCCTCTCCAAAATGGAAGCCGAGGATAAGGGAGCATTTGCTTCTATTTGGGTTGACGAAGAAGGTTATATCGCCGAAGGTCCAAATGTGAATGTTGCTTTCATAACAGCTGAGAAGGAGCTTATCTTGCCTAGCTTTGATAAGATCTTAAGTGGGTGTACTGCTATGAGGCTTCTTCAACTTGCACCCAAGTTGGTCGAGCAGGGACGTTTGAGAAGTGTCAAAACTACTGACATCACGATCGAAGATGCCAAAAAGGCTGCTGAAATGATGTATGTTGGAAGCACACTTCCTTTATTACCTATCATCATGTGGGATGAGAAACCTATTGGAAATG GGGAAGTTGGAGAATTGACGATGGCACTCTCGGATGTACTCTGGGAAGATATGGAAGCTGGCCCAGAAACACAGAGAATTCCAGTTCCATATGTGTAG
- the LOC104093283 gene encoding D-amino-acid transaminase, chloroplastic-like isoform X1, whose amino-acid sequence MAASNSSYDQTSAAIATATKNVEDFKVHVFSSSEELLEKLHEKWNSVKQQPYPAMYSSIFGGIILDPAMMVIPMDDHMVHRGHGVFDTAIILDGYLYELDVHLNRFLRSASKARVASPFTFSELKSILIQLAAASKMRKGTLRYWLSAGPGDFLLSPAGCPTSAFYAVVIDEDFSQCKEGVKVITSAIPMKSPLFATMKNVNYLPNVLSKMEAEDKGAFASIWVDEEGYIAEGPNVNVAFITAEKELILPSFDKILSGCTAMRLLQLAPKLVEQGRLRSVKTTDITIEDAKKAAEMMYVGSTLPLLPIIMWDEKPIGNGEVGELTMALSDVLWEDMEAGPETQRIPVPYV is encoded by the exons ATGGCTGCCTCCAACTCTTCTTATGATCAGACTTCAG CAGCTATAGCAACAGCGACTAAGAATGTGGAAGATTTCAAAGTTCATGTGTTCTCATCCTCTGAAGAG TTACTTGAAAAGTTGCACGAGAAATGGAATTCAGTGAAGCAGCAACCTTATCCAGCAATGTATTCTAGCATATTTGGCGGAATCATTCTTGATCCAGCAATGATGGTTATTCCAATGGATGATCACATGGTTCATCGAGGACATGGTGTCTTTGACACCGCTATTATTTTGGACGG ATATCTGTATGAATTGGATGTCCATCTTAACCGCTTCCTTAGATCAGCATCGAAAGCCAGAGTCGCGTCTCCATTtacattttcagaacttaaaagCATTCTAATTCAACTTGCTGCAGCATCAAAGATGAGGAAAGGCACTCTGAGATATTGGTTGAGCGCAGGGCCTGGGGACTTCTTACTCTCCCCAGCTGGTTGCCCAACATCTGCATTCTATGCTGTCGTGATCGATGAGGATTTCTCACAATGCAAAGAAGGGGTAAAAGTGATAACGTCTGCAATCCCCATGAAATCACCTCTTTTTGCCACTATGAAAAATGTGAACTACTTGCCTAATGTCCTCTCCAAAATGGAAGCCGAGGATAAGGGAGCATTTGCTTCTATTTGGGTTGACGAAGAAGGTTATATCGCCGAAGGTCCAAATGTGAATGTTGCTTTCATAACAGCTGAGAAGGAGCTTATCTTGCCTAGCTTTGATAAGATCTTAAGTGGGTGTACTGCTATGAGGCTTCTTCAACTTGCACCCAAGTTGGTCGAGCAGGGACGTTTGAGAAGTGTCAAAACTACTGACATCACGATCGAAGATGCCAAAAAGGCTGCTGAAATGATGTATGTTGGAAGCACACTTCCTTTATTACCTATCATCATGTGGGATGAGAAACCTATTGGAAATG GGGAAGTTGGAGAATTGACGATGGCACTCTCGGATGTACTCTGGGAAGATATGGAAGCTGGCCCAGAAACACAGAGAATTCCAGTTCCATATGTGTAG
- the LOC104107827 gene encoding pentatricopeptide repeat-containing protein At4g18520, chloroplastic: MFSPVFCLPTTILQIHPSYSSNNTSRLKTHKCKSYTDNNKLSCFSAQYDISANTERPLGCSRDIEIVTQLEVSYDETSSSSDVSVNNFVADSSFLGRLLQSSSSVKEVKILHAILLKCMISSTIFIENNLISVLVKFGRLNDARKVFDHMPDRNVVSWTAMLNGYIRFGLDDEAMDLFGEFVRRGLQWNSKTYVCVLSMAGRNCDFELGKQVHAGIIKGGYSNLIVDSSIVSFYAQCGDLEGAFRVFDVIKRPDVVCWTTMITACSQHGRGKEALLMFLQLFSDGFDANEFTVCSILNACGEERELNFAKQLHAAIIKNRFRMDVFIGTSLVDMYAKCSEIDDARTVFDGMGERNTVTWTSIIAGYARNGHAEEAIRLFRIMKRRKIFANNLTMVSILRACGLLRALPTGKEVHAQIIKSDLQDNIYLGSALVWLYCKCSENSVAHKVLQDMPIRDVVSWTAMISGCAHVGHEYEALEYLKEMLGEGVSPNPFTYSSALKACAKLEDIERGKLIHSSINKTPALSNVFVGSALINMYAKCGHIPEAIQIFDNMPERNLVSWKAMIVAYAKNGFCGEALKLMYRMQAEGIEVDDYTLATVLTARGEFKENIKSKSKYFLSPK; the protein is encoded by the coding sequence ATGTTTTCACCTGTGTTTTGCTTGCCAACAACAATTCTTCAAATTCACCCATCTTACTCTTCAAATAACACAAGCCGCCTCAAAACCCACAAGTGTAAAAGCTATACTGACAACAACAAACTCTCTTGTTTCTCAGCTCAGTATGATATTTCTGCAAATACAGAACGCCCACTGGGCTGCTCTCGAGACATCGAAATAGTTACTCAATTGGAAGTGTCTTATGATGAAACTTCTTCTAGTTCTGATGTTTCAGTGAATAATTTTGTAGCTGACTCCAGTTTTCTTGGCCGTTTGCTTCAATCTAGTTCTAGTGTAAAAGAAGTTAAAATACTGCACGCTATACTTTTGAAGTGCATGATAAGTAGTACTATATTCATTGAAAATAATTTGATTAGCGTGTTggtgaaatttgggagattgaatgATGCTCGTAAAGTGTTCGACCATATGCCTGATAGAAATGTGGTTTCTTGGACAGCTATGCTTAATGGGTATATAAGATTTGGGTTAGATGATGAAGCTATGGATTTGTTTGGTGAATTTGTACGACGTGGTTTGCAGTGGAATTCCAAGACCTATGTGTGCGTGTTAAGCATGGCTGGGAGGAACTGTGATTTTGAGCTGGGTAAGCAAGTGCATGCTGGTATTATAAAGGGTGGATATAGTAATTTGATTGTGGATAGTTCTATTGTGTCCTTTTACGCTCAATGTGGGGATTTAGAAGGCGCTTTCCGCGTATTTGACGTGATAAAAAGGCCTGATGTAGTTTGTTGGACAACTATGATTACTGCTTGTTCACAACATGGGAGAGGAAAGGAAGCTTTACTCATGTTTTTGCAGTTGTTCTCTGATGGGTTTGATGCTAATGAATTTACTGTCTGCAGTATTCTGAATGCGTGTGGGGAGGAGAGGGAATTAAACTTCGCGAAGCAACTACATGCGGCGATTATTAAGAATAGGTTTAGAATGGATGTCTTCATAGGCACTTCATTGGTAGATATGTATGCGAAGTGCAGCGAGATAGATGATGCTAGGACAGTGTTTGATGGGATGGGGGAAAGGAACACAGTGACGTGGACGTCCATTATTGCAGGATATGCTCGTAATGGTCATGCGGAAGAGGCCATAAGACTCTTCCGGATAATGAAAAGGCGAAAGATTTTTGCTAATAACTTGACTATGGTAAGCATCCTTCGAGCATGTGGCCTACTTAGAGCGTTACCAACTGGAAAGGAAGTGCACGCACAAATTATCAAGAGTGATCTCCAAGATAATATTTATTTAGGAAGTGCTTTAGTGTGGCTTTATTGCAAATGCAGTGAAAATTCAGTAGCACATAAGGTCCTTCAAGACATGCCTATTAGAGATGTAGTTTCGTGGACTGCTATGATTTCCGGTTGTGCTCATGTAGGCCATGAGTATGAGGCTCTTGAATACCTGAAGGAGATGCTAGGTGAAGGTGTTTCCCCCAATCCATTTACTTACTCATCGGCCCTGAAAGCATGTGCAAAGCTGGAAGATATTGAGAGAGGGAAGCTTATCCATTCCTCAATAAACAAGACACCTGCTCTGTCCAATGTGTTTGTGGGCAGTGCATTGATCAATATGTATGCAAAATGTGGACATATTCCTGAGGCAATTCAAATATTTGATAACATGCCTGAAAGGAACTTAGTTTCTTGGAAGGCAATGATTGTTGCTTATGCTAAAAACGGATTCTGTGGAGAGGCATTGAAGCTCATGTATCGCATGCAAGCAGAGGGTATTGAGGTGGATGATTATACCCTTGCGACTGTCCTCACAGCGCGTGGAGAATTTAAGGAAAATATCAAGTCCAAATCGAAGTATTTCTTGAGCCCAAAATAG